The following coding sequences lie in one Mesorhizobium sp. DCY119 genomic window:
- a CDS encoding DUF1178 family protein: protein MIKFSLTCERSHDFEGWFRNNEDFEKQQKRGLVDCPTCGSHKIEKALMAPAVSTGRKKEKIALAMNEQQRAAMAQLKALSEKIRENSDYVGDKFAEEARKIHFGESDARGIYGEATLDEAKSLAEDGVEFMPIPTFPDDQN, encoded by the coding sequence TTGATCAAGTTCTCGCTCACCTGCGAGCGTTCGCATGATTTCGAAGGCTGGTTCCGCAACAATGAGGACTTCGAGAAGCAGCAGAAGCGCGGCCTCGTCGATTGCCCGACCTGCGGCTCGCACAAGATCGAGAAGGCGCTGATGGCGCCTGCCGTCTCAACCGGCCGCAAGAAGGAAAAGATCGCGCTCGCCATGAACGAGCAGCAGCGCGCCGCCATGGCGCAGCTGAAAGCGCTGTCGGAAAAGATCCGCGAGAATTCGGACTATGTCGGCGATAAATTCGCCGAGGAGGCCCGAAAAATCCACTTCGGCGAATCCGACGCGCGCGGCATCTACGGCGAAGCGACGCTCGACGAAGCCAAGAGCCTTGCCGAAGACGGCGTCGAATTCATGCCGATTCCGACATTCCCCGACGACCAGAACTAG
- a CDS encoding DMT family transporter, translated as MKNLWNSAIGLLLVNGALLGLTLPFGKMAGQAGVAPMLWAFVISFGAGGVLLCVLLARGQRIALNAHKLRYFVITATISYAIPNLLLLSAIPHLGAGYTGIMFTLSPVITLVLSILLGVRRPNGLGIAGIAVGFVGAAMVALTRGEAGQPAELFWVIMGLLVPVSLAAGNIYRSYDWPADAGPIELAAGSHLASAAMLLIAIVTVGGGVASFDTLAGAPVLVLAQVAAASTMFAVFFRLQAVGGPVYLSQIGYVAAAVGLISGTFFLGERYQALTWIGAAIVTVGVFMTTRAQNGKA; from the coding sequence ATGAAAAACCTATGGAACTCGGCCATCGGCCTGCTGCTGGTCAATGGTGCTCTGCTGGGGCTGACGCTGCCCTTTGGCAAGATGGCGGGGCAGGCAGGCGTTGCGCCGATGCTGTGGGCTTTCGTCATTTCGTTTGGCGCGGGCGGCGTTCTTCTCTGCGTGCTTCTGGCGCGGGGGCAGCGCATTGCGCTCAATGCCCACAAGCTGCGCTATTTCGTCATCACGGCGACGATCTCCTACGCCATTCCCAACCTGCTGCTGCTTTCGGCCATCCCGCATCTCGGCGCGGGCTACACCGGCATCATGTTCACCCTGTCGCCTGTTATCACGCTGGTGCTTTCCATACTGCTCGGCGTGCGCCGCCCGAACGGGCTAGGCATTGCCGGCATAGCCGTCGGCTTCGTCGGGGCGGCAATGGTGGCGCTGACGCGCGGTGAGGCGGGCCAGCCGGCGGAATTGTTCTGGGTGATCATGGGGCTGCTGGTTCCCGTCAGTCTCGCCGCCGGCAACATTTACCGCAGCTATGACTGGCCGGCCGATGCCGGCCCGATCGAGCTTGCCGCCGGCAGTCACCTCGCCTCGGCGGCGATGCTCCTGATTGCGATCGTGACGGTTGGTGGCGGCGTCGCGTCTTTCGACACTCTGGCCGGTGCGCCCGTTCTGGTGCTGGCGCAGGTGGCTGCCGCCTCGACGATGTTTGCGGTCTTCTTCCGGCTGCAGGCGGTCGGCGGGCCGGTCTATCTCAGCCAGATCGGCTATGTCGCCGCCGCCGTCGGCCTGATTTCAGGCACGTTCTTTCTCGGCGAGCGCTATCAGGCGCTGACCTGGATCGGTGCTGCGATCGTCACCGTTGGCGTTTTCATGACGACGCGCGCGCAGAACGGAAAGGCTTGA
- the ubiG gene encoding bifunctional 2-polyprenyl-6-hydroxyphenol methylase/3-demethylubiquinol 3-O-methyltransferase UbiG, translated as MPEARRSTIDAGEVERFSALAAEWWNPNGKFRPLHKFNPVRLAYIRDQVAARFGRDSHAAKPFEGLRILDIGCGGGLLCEPMSRLGAEVVGADASETNIEVAKLHAAEAGVTVDYRATTAEALAEAGEKFDVVLNMEVVEHVADIDLFIAKCSEMVKPDGIMFVATINRTLKALGLAIVGAEYLLRWLPRGTHQYGKLVRPEELEGSLGKAGMRIIDRTGVVYSPLADRWQKSKDMDVNYMVLTEHAPTN; from the coding sequence ATGCCCGAGGCCCGACGATCGACGATCGACGCCGGAGAAGTGGAACGCTTCTCCGCGCTTGCAGCCGAATGGTGGAACCCCAACGGGAAGTTCCGCCCGCTGCACAAATTCAATCCCGTGCGTCTCGCCTATATCCGCGACCAGGTGGCGGCCCGCTTCGGCCGCGATTCGCATGCCGCAAAGCCCTTCGAGGGCCTGCGCATCCTCGATATCGGCTGCGGCGGCGGCCTTCTGTGCGAGCCGATGTCCCGGCTGGGCGCCGAAGTGGTGGGCGCGGATGCTTCGGAAACCAACATCGAGGTGGCGAAGCTCCATGCAGCGGAAGCCGGCGTGACGGTGGATTATCGCGCCACGACCGCCGAAGCACTGGCCGAGGCCGGCGAGAAATTCGACGTCGTGCTGAACATGGAAGTGGTCGAGCATGTCGCCGACATCGACCTGTTCATCGCCAAATGCTCCGAGATGGTGAAGCCGGACGGCATCATGTTCGTCGCCACCATCAACCGCACGCTGAAGGCATTGGGACTGGCGATCGTTGGCGCGGAATATCTGCTGCGCTGGCTGCCGCGCGGCACGCACCAATATGGCAAGCTGGTGCGGCCGGAAGAGCTGGAAGGCTCGCTCGGCAAGGCCGGCATGCGCATCATCGACCGCACCGGCGTCGTCTACAGCCCGCTTGCCGATCGCTGGCAGAAATCCAAGGACATGGACGTCAACTACATGGTCCTGACGGAACACGCGCCGACGAACTAG